From Acidovorax sp. FHTAMBA, one genomic window encodes:
- the atpA gene encoding F0F1 ATP synthase subunit alpha — MQLNPAEISELIKSRIEGLAASSDIRNQGTVVSVSDGIVRVHGLSDVMQGEMLEFPATKDGQPSYGLALNLERDSVGAVILGEYEHISEGDTVKCTGRILEVPVGPELIGRVVNALGQPIDGKGPINAKLTDVIEKVAPGVIARKSVDQPLQTGLKSIDSMVPVGRGQRELIIGDRQTGKTAVAIDAIIAQKGQGVTCIYVAIGQKASSIKNVVRALEQAGAMEYTIVVAASASESAAMQYVSAYSGCTMGEYFRDRGEDALIVYDDLSKQAVAYRQVSLLLRRPPGREAYPGDVFYLHSRLLERAARVNADYVEAFTKGEVKGKTGSLTALPIIETQAGDVSAFVPTNVISITDGQIFLETSLFNAGIRPAINAGISVSRVGGAAQTKLIKNLSGGIRTDLAQYRELAAFAQFASDLDEATRKQLDRGARVTELLKQAQYSPLSISLMASTLFAVNKGFMDDIDVKKVLDFEHGLHQFLKTSHAALLAKLEQAKAMDKDAEAELTAAIAAFKKSFA, encoded by the coding sequence ATGCAACTCAATCCCGCAGAAATTTCTGAACTCATCAAGAGCCGCATCGAAGGTCTGGCCGCCAGCAGCGATATCCGCAACCAGGGTACCGTGGTGTCCGTGTCTGACGGTATCGTGCGCGTGCACGGCCTCTCGGATGTGATGCAGGGCGAAATGCTCGAGTTTCCCGCCACCAAGGACGGTCAGCCTTCCTACGGCCTCGCGCTGAACCTTGAGCGCGACTCCGTCGGCGCCGTGATTCTGGGCGAGTACGAGCACATCTCCGAAGGCGACACCGTCAAGTGCACGGGCCGTATTCTGGAAGTGCCGGTCGGCCCCGAACTGATCGGCCGCGTGGTGAATGCCCTGGGCCAGCCTATCGACGGCAAGGGTCCTATCAACGCCAAGCTCACCGACGTGATCGAAAAGGTCGCTCCTGGTGTGATCGCCCGTAAATCGGTGGACCAGCCTCTGCAAACCGGCCTGAAGTCTATCGACTCGATGGTGCCCGTCGGCCGTGGCCAGCGCGAGCTGATCATTGGTGACCGCCAGACCGGCAAGACGGCCGTTGCCATCGACGCCATCATTGCCCAGAAGGGCCAGGGCGTTACCTGTATCTACGTCGCCATCGGTCAGAAGGCCTCGTCGATCAAGAACGTGGTGCGCGCTCTGGAACAAGCCGGCGCCATGGAGTACACGATCGTGGTGGCTGCATCGGCCTCCGAATCGGCCGCCATGCAGTACGTGTCGGCCTACTCCGGCTGCACCATGGGCGAATACTTCCGCGACCGCGGTGAAGACGCCCTGATCGTGTATGACGACCTGTCCAAGCAAGCTGTGGCTTACCGTCAAGTGTCCCTGCTGCTCCGCCGCCCACCAGGCCGTGAAGCCTACCCTGGCGACGTGTTCTATCTCCACAGCCGCCTGCTCGAACGCGCAGCCCGCGTGAACGCCGACTACGTCGAAGCCTTCACCAAGGGTGAAGTCAAGGGCAAGACGGGTTCGCTGACGGCTCTGCCCATCATCGAAACGCAAGCCGGCGACGTGTCTGCCTTCGTTCCTACCAACGTGATTTCGATCACCGACGGTCAGATCTTCCTGGAAACCAGCCTGTTCAACGCCGGTATCCGCCCCGCCATCAACGCCGGTATCTCGGTGTCGCGCGTGGGTGGTGCTGCACAGACCAAGCTGATCAAGAATCTGTCCGGCGGTATCCGTACCGATCTGGCTCAGTACCGTGAACTGGCTGCGTTCGCGCAGTTCGCTTCCGATCTGGACGAAGCCACCCGCAAGCAGCTGGACCGCGGTGCCCGCGTGACCGAACTGCTCAAGCAGGCGCAGTACAGCCCGCTGTCCATCTCGCTGATGGCTTCCACGCTGTTTGCTGTGAACAAGGGTTTCATGGACGACATCGATGTCAAGAAGGTGCTCGACTTCGAACACGGCCTGCACCAGTTCCTGAAGACCAGCCACGCCGCTTTGTTGGCCAAGCTGGAACAGGCCAAGGCCATGGACAAGGATGCTGAAGCCGAATTGACCGCAGCGATCGCCGCGTTCAAGAAGTCGTTCGCTTAA